Proteins co-encoded in one Populus trichocarpa isolate Nisqually-1 chromosome 10, P.trichocarpa_v4.1, whole genome shotgun sequence genomic window:
- the LOC7475439 gene encoding late embryogenesis abundant protein 1 — MSNMQQSFNAGQTKGNTQAKVEQWTETIQDTANAACRDSTSAGAQSTGDSAQLEKDHSAGFLQQTGEQVKHVAQDAMDSVKNTLGIGQNKK; from the exons ATGTCTAACATGCAGCAAAGCTTCAATGCAGGCCAAACCAAAGGCAACACCCAG GCTAAGGTAGAACAGTGGACTGAAACCATCCAGGATACAGCAAATGCAGCCTGTAGAGACAGCACATCAGCTGGTGCTCAGTCAACCGGAGATTCTGCTCAACTAGAGAAGGATCACAGTGCTGGTTTCCTGCAGCAG ACTGGAGAGCAAGTGAAGCATGTGGCTCAGGATGCAATGGACTCTGTGAAGAACACGCTTGGTATAGGTCAgaataagaaatga
- the LOC7475438 gene encoding beta-amylase 1, chloroplastic gives MAMNITFQIGALAGTPIQAESITSASTGSDSSAAAAWKTPIPSIRCKIIKPETIEQKSQPTSPCRSPILSGSNGIRPDLSVACRAFATETLEFMTLDESKAAEEEKMYKEGKTEKEKGVPVYVMMPLDSVTMGNTLNRKKAMNASLQALKSAGVEGLMVDVWWGLVERDAPGVYNWGGYTELLEMAKRHGLKVQAVMSFHQCGGNVGDSCTIPLPKWAVEEIDKDQDLAYTDQWGRRNHEYISLGCDTLPVLKGRTPVQCYSDFMRAFRDNFKHLLGDTIVEIQVGMGPAGELRYPSYPEQNGTWRFPGIGAFQCYDKYMLSSLKAAAEAAGKPEWGSTGPTDAGEYNNWPEDTQFFRKEGGGWTSPYGEFFLTWYSQMLLDHGERILSSAKATFENIGVKISVKIAGIHWHYGTRSHAPELTAGYYNTRFRDGYLPIARMLARHGAIFNFTCIEMRDHEQPQDALCAPEKLVRQVALATREADIPLAGENALPRYDEYAHEQILQASSLNIDESSDDKEMCAFTYLRMNPHLFQPDNWRRFVAFVKKMKEGKSTDRCWEEVEREAEHFVHVSQPLVQEAAVALMH, from the exons ATGGCAATGAATATAACATTTCAGATCGGAGCTCTAGCTGGAACACCAATCCAAGCAGAATCAATAACGAGCGCAAGCACCGGCAGTGACTCCAGCGCGGCGGCGGCGTGGAAAACTCCAATCCCAAGCATCCGATGCAAAATCATAAAACCGGAAACGATAGAGCAAAAATCACAACCAACAAGCCCTTGCAGGTCTCCTATATTAAGCGGAAGTAACGGCATCCGTCCAGATCTATCAGTGGCATGCCGAGCATTCGCGACAGAAACATTGGAATTTATGACATTGGATGAGAGTAAGGCAgcagaagaagagaagatgtaTAAAGAGGGGAAGACAGAGAAGGAGAAGGGAGTGCCAGTTTATGTGATGATGCCATTGGATAGTGTAACGATGGGGAACACGTTGAATAGAAAGAAAGCAATGAATGCTAGTTTGCAGGCGTTGAAGAGTGCAGGTGTGGAAGGGTTGATGGTGGATGTTTGGTGGGGATTAGTGGAGAGAGATGCGCCGGGTGTGTATAATTGGGGAGGGTATACCGAGCTGTTAGAAATGGCTAAACGACATGGTCTCAAGGTTCAAGCTGTTATGTCGTTTCATCAGTGTGGTGGCAACGTTGGAGATTCTTGCAC GATTCCATTACCCAAATGGGCCGTGGAGGAGATTGATAAAGATCAAGACCTTGCATACACTGATCAGTGGGGAAGGAGGAATCATGAGTATATATCACTTGGATGCGATACCCTTCCAGTTCTCAAGGGGAGGACACCTGTGCAATGTTACTCTGATTTTATGCGGGCCTTTAGAGACAACTTCAAACACCTTCTTGGTGACACCATTGTG GAAATCCAAGTGGGAATGGGTCCAGCAGGTGAGCTCCGCTATCCTTCATACCCGGAGCAGAATGGAACCTGGAGATTTCCAGGAATCGGAGCTTTCCAATGTTATGACAAG TATATGTTGAGTAGCTTGAAAGCAGCAGCTGAAGCTGCTGGTAAGCCAGAATGGGGTAGTACAGGCCCTACTGATGCTGGTGAGTACAACAACTGGCCGGAAGACACTCAGTTTTTCAGAAAAGAAGGTGGTGGTTGGACCAGTCCCTACGGTGAATTCTTCCTCACTTGGTACTCTCAGATGCTCTTGGACCATGGTGAGAGAATATTGTCATCAGCAAAGGCAACCTTTGAGAATATTGGTGTAAAGATCTCAGTGAAGATTGCAGGAATTCATTGGCACTATGGAACCCGGTCTCATGCCCCAGAACTCACGGCAGGATATTATAACACAAGATTCAGAGATGGTTACCTTCCTATTGCTCGAATGTTAGCTCGGCATGGTGCTATATTCAATTTCACTTGCATAGAAATGCGTGACCATGAACAGCCACAGGATGCCCTTTGTGCCCCTGAGAAGCTTGTGAGGCAAGTGGCACTAGCAACTCGGGAAGCAGATATCCCTCTTGCCGGGGAAAATGCACTGCCAAGATATGATGAGTACGCACACGAGCAAATTTTGCAAGCATCATCATTGAATATTGATGAAAGTTCAGATGATAAGGAGATGTGTGCGTTTACGTACTTGAGAATGAACCCTCACTTATTCCAGCCAGATAACTGGAGACGCTTTGTGGCATTtgtgaagaagatgaaggaagGGAAGAGTACTGACCGGTGCTGGGAGGAGGTTGAGAGGGAAGCTGAGCATTTTGTGCATGTAAGTCAACCTTTAGTACAGGAGGCTGCTGTGGCTCTCATGCACTAG
- the LOC7475437 gene encoding cell wall / vacuolar inhibitor of fructosidase 1 yields MKNSLSLSFIFLSPSLFTATLLLTSQCTIVQSAANDLIAQTCKHTPYYNLCVTSLKSVPKSSGADVQGLALIMVDIVRAKASTALRFINQELKRSPGLRRPLRFCASCYDAILTADIPEAIEALQKGDPKFAENGTNDAAVEATSCEDGFHGKSPLTNLNREVHDTSVVASAITRLLL; encoded by the coding sequence ATGAAGAATTCTCTGTCCCTGagtttcatctttctttctccttcactCTTCACCGCCACCCTTCTGCTAACAAGCCAGTGCACTATTGTCCAGTCTGCTGCCAATGATCTGATAGCACAAACATGCAAGCACACACCGTACTACAACCTCTGTGTCACTTCTCTTAAGTCTGTCCCTAAAAGCTCCGGAGCAGATGTCCAGGGGCTAGCACTCATCATGGTCGATATAGTGAGGGCTAAAGCAAGCACAGCACTGAGATTCATCAACCAGGAGCTTAAAAGGAGCCCAGGATTAAGGCGACCTTTGAGGTTTTGTGCCAGCTGCTACGATGCAATTTTAACAGCCGACATCCCGGAAGCTATTGAAGCCCTGCAGAAGGGCGACCCTAAATTTGCTGAAAATGGTACAAATGATGCTGCCGTTGAAGCCACTTCTTGCGAAGACGGTTTCCACGGCAAATCTCCCCTGACCAATCTGAACAGGGAAGTGCATGACACCTCAGTAGTTGCTTCTGCCATCACCAGGCTGTTACTTTGA
- the LOC7460003 gene encoding small acidic protein 1, producing the protein MRPMQVDLFADMEEQGSTVAMDVDDVDTLEMFGEGVINMENKLADADFFNYFEDDFDDSDIN; encoded by the coding sequence atgaggcCGATGCAGGTAGACTTATTCGCAGACATGGAGGAGCAAGGATCGACTGTGGCGATGGACGTAGATGACGTGGACACACTGGAGATGTTCGGGGAGGGAGTCATCAACATGGAAAACAAGCTCGCCGACGCCGATTTCTTCAACTATTTCGAAGACGATTTCGACGACTCCGACATCAACTAA